In Podospora pseudopauciseta strain CBS 411.78 chromosome 3, whole genome shotgun sequence, one genomic interval encodes:
- a CDS encoding hypothetical protein (COG:M; EggNog:ENOG503NWPC): MASVYVFCACSQPRTRRLRFTAESLTTISRSLAEHTCTKLCLTPGGKGANNQHHVVIDGKELALQRILWIDAICINQRDIPEKTKQIQLMAQIYSKAARVIVWLGEADDGGDKALEQLRQLLHPMIQRMVIHPTERSFHCFGGRGSGAFSIIIKCGSVEIDGHAFALALDSKLPPRICHTLPPLHSLIQSLTHLMKGAAFRQKTVGEGAFPSLQGRPIGELVDMYHNREATVLHDKLFALYGMAIQSFTPDYSISWYEVLR; encoded by the exons ATGGCTTCCG TATACGTCTTCTGTGCTTGCTCCCAGCCGAGGACCCGACGTCTCCGATTCACTGCCGAGTCCTTGACTACAATCTCTCGATCCCTGGCGGAACACACTTGTACGAAGCTCTGTCTTACGCCTGGGGGCAAGGGGGCGAATAACCAGCACCACGTTGTCATTGACGGGAAGGAGCTTGCT CTACAGCGCATTCTCTGGATTGATGCCATCTGCATCAACCAGCGGGATATCCCCGAGAAAACGAAGCAAATTCAACTCATGGCCCAGATCTACAGCAAGGCGGCACGGGTTATAGTCTGGCTCGGTGAAGCAGATGACGGTGGGGACAAAGCACTCGAGCAGCTCCGTCAGCTTTTGCATCCGATGATACAAAGGATGGTGATACACCCAACCGAGAGGTCCTTTCATTGCTTCGGCGGTCGTGGTTCAGGCGCATTTAG TATCATCATCAAATGCGGATCAGTTGAGATTGATGGCCATGCTTTCGCCCTCGCTCTCGACTCCAAGCTGCCGCCTCGCATCTGCCATACCTTGCCCCCATTGCACAGTCTTATACAGTCGTTGACGCACCTCATGAAAGGGGCAGCATTTCGTCAAAAAACCGTCGGTGAGGGCGCCTTTCCGTCACTCCAGGGCCGTCCCATCGGCGAGTTAGTGGATATGTATCACAACCGCGAAGCCACCGTCCTTCATGACAAATTATTCGCGCTGTATGGGATGGCAATTCAAAGCTTCACACCGGATTACAGTATTTCATGGTACGAGGTGTTGCGCTAA
- the RRP12 gene encoding pre-rRNA processing protein (COG:S; EggNog:ENOG503NZ15; BUSCO:EOG092608AV): MPLTTSETVKMASLTLTEKLDKIRSPNLQSQKQTASILEGVEAAFKEQNTQPTPTAYFAALLSLLDNKTLAQPVIYLLDIVTPYAPEPLLRAKFTQILELLAPVLSQPDADAPLVRASIGVLESLLLAQDAVAWEQSAAVMGPRRAVGGLLSFSLDPRPKVRKRGQEALRKILRSPPPSPSLDHPVAPMCAETAMMSLKAVAEKAAQLKKEKKGSESSTDPELIHALQLVKSVASASGGWPSKKIESLCELLLGIARSGNEHMSMAVFDIFEMIFEGMAEDVASSKLPRLLEIIKELRPAPNDTQLLPAWIAILSRAYDVSAQVEPEETFQGLLDPFNLVASYLESEAKNIRISASECLVSFMANCVPASVLVEPSIYDEKVIGQLVETAESLLTLKYQAAWLETFNVLGAMFDSLRWRADPYMLKITQSIGEMRGNDSFTGKQEADEVLGKAIRAMGPESVLKVLPLNLVRPARGQPGRAWLLPLLRDYTSNTNLAHFKNELVPVSAAMFQRVLDHGAAPKTMEIKIFETVVQQIWSILPGYCDLPLDLTEAFDKTFAETLTTLLYEQVELRLDVCRSLKALVESNQAVVSAEEADPALESRVSKETAAKNLGYLGTTFAADFLAVLFNVYSTTLPQKRGPVLQTINAYLSIIPAARLTETFDLVCTKLAEALQQAPEPKEQKQQKGEQMPSTAHTLMDLVVTMSIYLPRESFEALFRIAALVVFKDDDPQLQKKAYKLIPRLADAEIGRAALTQRNEELQALILSSAEKVSAPARRERLAAIAAMLPFVPDTQLHFIPSVLSEVVISCKEQNEKARTIAFDLLVLMGQRMVNSHGAVIDNSKVPHMPKDAPAATASVEEFFTMVSAGLAGSTPHMISASITAITRILYEFRETISEATMSDLVQTMDLFLTSNNREIVKSVLGFVKVCILSLPTEMMLPRLETLLPNLMVWSHEHKGHFRAKVKHIIERMIRRFGVDVVMRYCPEDDKKLITNIRKTKERSKRRKDAAKNAEESDGEDDGRRKNRFESEYDQALYSSESEGEQSDDSDVEMTGRKQKGGKNKGGSAYILEDEDEPLDLLDRNALANISSTKPMKQKAREKKKVKRDMDGKLILGQEEEGEGMDVDMGGGGNEEESGVGAYVAALRGKDVPIRGMRGKLKWKRGRKNEEGDDSDDGMDIDEGAAKAIRERPGNQRGRGGDRGRGGDRGRGGRGGGRGGGRGGRGGIAAGRRGLGQDKQKGPGGFGGVRKGGRGRA; encoded by the exons ATGCCATTGACGACCTCAGAAACCGTCAAAATGGCCTCTCTTACGTTGACGGAGAAGCTGGACAAGATCCGGTCGCCAAATCTGCAGAGTCAGAAGCAG ACCGCCAGCATTCTCGAAGGTGTCGAGGCCGCCTTCAAGGAACAAAACACACAACCCACACCAACAGCTTACTTCGCTGCCCTGCTCAGTCTTCTCGACAACAAGACGCTCGCCCAACCCGTCATCTACCTCCTCGACATTGTCACCCCCTACGCGCCCGAGCCCCTCCTCCGCGCCAAGTTCACCCAGATCCTCGAACTGTTGGCACCAGTCCTGTCGCAACCCGATGCCGATGCCCCGTTAGTCAGAGCCTCGATTGGTGTTCTTGAGAGTCTGCTGCTTGCTCAGGATGCCGTTGCTTGGGAGCAGAGCGCCGCCGTCATGGGCCCCCGCCGGGCTGTCGGCGGTCTCTTGAGCTTTTCGCTTGACCCTCGGCCGAAGGTGCGCAAGAGAGGCCAGGAGGCCCTGCGCAAGATTCTTAGGAGCCCTCCTCCTAGCCCGTCGCTCGACCACCCTGTTGCGCCAATGTGCGCCGAGACTGCCATGATGAGCTTGAAGGCTGTGGCTGAGAAGGCCGCtcagttgaagaaggagaagaaaggaTCTGAGTCTTCGACTGATCCCGAGCTTATTCACGCTTTGCAGTTGGTCAAGTCTGTTGCTTCGGCTAGTGGTGGATGGCCGAGCAAGAAGATTGAGTCGCTTTgcgagctgctgcttggcATCGCTCGCTCCGGAAACGAGCACATGAGCATGGCGGTGTTTGACATCTTCGAGATGATCTTTGAGGGGATGGCTGAGGATGTGGCTTCGTCGAAGCTGCCGAGATTATTGGAGATCATCAAGGAGTTGCGCCCAGCACCAAACGATACCCAGCTTCTTCCCGCGTGGATCGCCATTCTCTCGAGAGCGTACGACGTTTCGGCCCAGGTTGAGCCGGAGGAGACGTTCCAGGGGCTTTTGGACCCTTTCAACTTGGTGGCTTCTTATCTTGAGTCTGAGGCCAAGAACATTCGCATTTCGGCGTCCGAGTGCTTGGTTTCTTTTATGGCCAACTGCGTGCCTGCTTCGGTTCTTGTTGAGCCATCGATTTACGACGAGAAGGTCATCGGACAGTTGGTCGAGACTGCCGAGAGCCTTTTGACGCTCAAGTATCAGGCTGCTTGGCTCGAGACGTTCAACGTTCTCGGTGCCATGTTTGACTcgttgaggtggagggcgGATCCTTACATGCTCAAGATCACTCAGAGCATCGGTGAGATGCGCGGAAACGACTCGTTTACTGGCAAGCaggaggcggatgaggtTCTTGGGAAGGCCATCCGGGCCATGGGTCCTGAGTCTGTCTTGAAGGTTCTCCCCCTGAATCTTGTCAGACCGGCGAGAGGCCAGCCAGGCAGAGCTTGGCTGCTGCCTCTTCTGCGCGACTACacatccaacaccaacctggCGCACTTTAAGAACGAACTTGTGCCCGTGAGCGCCGCCATGTTCCAGCGCGTGTTGGACCACGGTGCTGCGCCCAAGACTATGGAGATCAAGATTTTCGAGACTGTTGTTCAACAGATATGGTCTATCCTCCCCGGCTACTGCGACTTGCCCCTGGATCTGACTGAGGCTTTCGACAAAACTTTCGCGGAGACGCTTACTACGCTTCTTTACGAACAGGTTGAGTTGCGCCTCGACGTCTGCCGCTCGCTCAAGGCTCTGGTCGAGTCCAACCAGGCTGTTGTCTCGGCCGAGGAAGCCGATCCTGCTCTTGAGAGCAGAGTCAGCAAGGAGACAGCGGCCAAGAACTTGGGGTACCTTGGTACCACGTTTGCCGCTGACTTCCTCGCCGTTCTCTTCAACGTTTACAGCACCACTCTTCCTCAGAAGCGTGGCCCTGTTCTTCAGACTATCAACGCCTACCTCAGCATTATCCCTGCTGCCCGCCTGACCGAGACTTTCGATCTTGTTTGCACCAAGCTTGCCGAGGCTCTCCAGCAGGCCCCTGAGCCcaaggagcagaagcagcagaaggGCGAGCAGATGCCCTCTACCGCCCACACCCTGATGGATCTCGTTGTTACCATGTCCATCTACCTCCCCAGAGAAAGCTTCGAGGCCCTTTTCAGAATTGCTGCCCTTGTTGTCTTCAAGGATGACGACCCTCAACTGCAGAAGAAGGCCTACAAGCTCATCCCACGCCTGGCTGATGCCGAGATTGGCCGTGCTGCCCTTACTCAGAGAAACGAAGAGCTCCAGGCTCTTATCCTGTCCAGCGCTGAGAAGGTGTCGGCCCCGGCCAGAAGAGAGCGTCTTGCTGCTATTGCTGCCATGCTTCCCTTCGTTCCTGACACCCAGCTTCACTTCATCCCCTCGGTGCTTTCCGAAGTTGTCATCAGCTGCAAGGAGCAGAACGAGAAGGCCCGCACCATTGCTTTTGACCTCTTGGTTCTTATGGGCCAACGTATGGTCAACTCTCACGGTGCTGTCATTGACAACAGCAAGGTTCCCCACATGCCCAAGGACGCCCCTGCCGCTACGGCCTCCGTTGAGGAATTCTTCACCATGGTCAGCGCCGGTCTTGCCGGTAGCACCCCCCACATGATTTCCgcctccatcaccgccatcacccGCATCCTCTACGAGTTCCGTGAGACCATCAGCGAAGCGACCATGTCCGACTTGGTCCAGACGATGGATCTCTTTctcacctccaacaaccgCGAGATTGTCAAGTCCGTGCTTGGCTTCGTCAAGGTGTGCATCCTCAGCTTGCCCACCGAGATGATGCTCCCCCGTCTGGAgactctcctccccaacctgaTGGTCTGGAGCCACGAGCACAAGGGCCACTTCCGCGCCAAGGTCAAGCACATTATCGAGAGAATGATTCGTCGGTTTGGGGTGGATGTGGTCATGAGGTACTGCCCGGAGGACGACAAGAAGCTTATCACCAACATCCGCAAGACCAAGGAGCGCAgcaagaggagaaaggaCGCTGCCAAGAACGCGGAGGAGAgcgatggggaggatgatgggaggaggaagaacaGGTTTGAGAGCGAGTATGACCAAGCGCTGTACAGCAGCGAGTCGGAGGGTGAGCAGAGTGATGATTCGGATGTGGAGATGACGGGGAGGAAACAGAAAGGTGGGAAGAACAAGGGGGGGAGCGCGTATAttttggaggatgaggatgagccGTTGGATCTGCTGGATCGTAACGCACTGGCGAATATTTCTTCGACGAAGCCGATGAAGCAGAAGGcaagggagaagaagaaggtgaagagggataTGGATGGGAAGTTGATTTtggggcaggaggaggagggtgaggggatggatgttgatatgggtggtggtggtaatgaGGAAGAGAGTGGAGTTGGTGCGTACGTGGCTGCGCTGAGGGGCAAGGATGTGCCGATTAGGGGTATGAGGGGTAAGTTGAagtggaagagggggaggaagaatgaggagggggatgatagtgatgatgggatggatatTGATGAGGGGGCTGCCAAGGCCATTAGAGAGAGGCCGGGGAATcagagggggagagggggggatagagggagaggtggtgatcGGGGtagaggtgggagaggtggtggaagggggggtggacGTGGTGGACGGGGAGGGATTGCTGCTGGacggagggggttggggcagGATAAGCAGAAGGGTCcgggtgggtttggtggtgtgaggaagggtgggagagggagggcgTAG
- the SEC17 gene encoding vesicular-fusion protein S17 (COG:U; BUSCO:EOG09263X22; EggNog:ENOG503NWP2) gives MALDPRALEEKLDTGIREGTADTDYTKQAKKTLAGASGGFSFFSGSKEDKLQNAAELFVQAGNAYKMEGKNKEAGTAFEQAAKIHRDRLNEPDDAANIMVDAFKVYRKDNPEDAVRCLGVAIDRYTQKGNFRRAASHKENEGAVLEEELGDRRRAMESYEKAAQWYEGDGANALANKLWLKVADIAALEGDYHRAIQNFEKVADSSLDNHLMKYSVKEYFFKAGICILATKDLVSARRNIERYREKDPSFGSQREFKLLSALIEAVEAGNQEVFTDELYAYDQMSRLDKWKTELLVKIKNQIEEADNEFS, from the exons ATGGCTCTCGATCCGCGcgcgttggaggagaag TTGGACACGGGCATAAGAGAGGGCACCGCTGATACGGATTACACAAAACAGGCAAAGAAAACCCTCGCGGGCGCCTCGGGCGGCTTCAGCTTCTTCAGCGGGAGCAAGGAGGACAAGCTCCAGAATGCGGCGGAGCTGTTTGTCCAGGCGGGAAATGCTTACaagatggaggggaaga ACAAGGAAGCAGGCACCGCATTTGAGCAAGCGGCCAAGATTCACAGAGACAGGCTGAACGAACCCGACGACGCGGCCAACATTATGGTGGACGCCTTCAAGGTCTATAGAAAAGACAACCCCGAGGACGCGGTCCGGTGCTTGGGCGTGGCGATTGATCGGTACACGCAGAAAGGAAACTTTAGACGGGCGGCGAGTCACAAGGAGAACGAAGGGGCAgttctggaggaggagttgggggatCGGAGGAGGGCAATGGAGAGTTATGAGAAGGCTGCACAGTGGtatgagggggatggggcCAATGC GCTGGCCAACAAGCTCTGGCTCAAGGTGGCGGATATTGCTGCTTTGGAAGGGGATTATCACAGGGCGATTCAGAACTTTGAAAAGGTGGCTGATTCGTCGCTTGATAACCACTTGATGAAGTACTCGGTCAAGGAGTACTTCTTCAAGGCGGGGATTTGCATTTTGGCGACCAAGGACTTGGTTAGTGCGCGCCGCAATATCGAGAGGTACAGGGAAAAGGACCCGTCGTTTGGTTCGCAGCGTGAGTTTAAGCTCCTGTCGGCCCTGAttgaggctgttgaggcgGGCAACCAGGAGGTGTTTACGGATGAGCTCTATGCGTACGATCAGATGAGCCGGTTGGACAAGTGGAAGACAGAGTTGTtggtcaagatcaagaaccAGATTGAGGAGGCAGATAACGAGTTCTCGtag
- a CDS encoding hypothetical protein (EggNog:ENOG503NZB3; COG:K), with protein MGAQVVPSASHGMPALEVAEPNPPHIISRATKGGRTLWYCLKVIQQPERARACGSGPKSSADRRPVDPPPVVELRVYEGHTWEAAQDKDITFLYNANFFLYATLEHARVMAHGRVQTPAANTPPVLTGMPVSGMAYLDRPTEAGYFLFPDLSVRHEGRYRLTFSLYEETKEDKDKDPQSDSSASEGQSSSPAQGGSFDFRMEVKSQDFVVYSAKKFPGLAESTALSRMVAEQGCRVRIRRDVRMRRRDGKGAGDYDNGDDEYARRRSRRTATPVADARPDFNRNRSMSGSAERAPYPADSQRRPSMADYPSQFPGQPGSQGGHLQFLNGGPNGQYPSQPPPQNFAQPPSVPASPVYPPSQAAPYPSQTSYQAAPPPPPPSYRQRERTPSQSSYAPLNPAPRRDSAQPQGFRSSSGHVTLPPLVPAFPQHNSHRMPPPKMPSLPPIQVDGPQTSTLPGASQLPLPSPTALQAARPNFPAPAAGPVDRIMTTQYAGSKRAHDQSFKTADQPRRFQDGARDEGSSEDPDAGLGPMIYSRAAGFYTTVPADQCPE; from the exons ATGGGCGCACAAGTTGTTCCATCAGCCTCTCACGGCATGCCGGCCCTGGAAGTCGCTGAGCCAAATCCTCCGCATATCATTAGCCGCGCAACCAAGGGAGGACGCACCCTGTGGTACTGCTTGAAGGTCATCCAGCAACCCGAGCGCGCAAGAGCATGCGGTTCAGGCCCAAAGT CATCGGCTGACCGTCGTCCCGTCGACCCGCCTCCCGTTGTGGAGCTGCGCGTCTATGAGGGCCATACTTGGGAGGCGGCCCAGGATAAGGATATCACTTTCCTGTACAACGCCAACTTCTTTCTCTACGCCACTCTCGAACATGCCAGAGTCATGGCCCACGGTCGCGTTCAGAccccagcagccaacacGCCGCCCGTCTTGACCGGTATGCCCGTGTCTGGAATGGCTTATCTGGACCGTCCTACCGAAGCCGGCTATTTCTTGTTCCCTGATCTGTCTGTCAGGCACGAGGGCCGTTATAGACTGACGTTCAGCCTCTAcgaggagaccaaggaggacaaggacaaggaccCGCAGAGCGACAGCTCGGCCTCCGAGGGCCAGAGCTCCAGCCCGGCCCAGGGAGGCTCTTTTGACTTCAGGATGGAGGTCAAGTCGCAGGACTTCGTCGTCTACAGCGCCAAGAAGTTCCCTGGTTTGGCTGAAAGCACCGCTCTCAGCCGCATGGTTGCCGAGCAAGGCTGCCGTGTCCGCATTCGCCGCGATGTTAGGATGAGACGGCGTGATGGAAAGGGTGCTGGTGACTATGACAATGGCGATGACGAGTATGCACGAAGACGTTCTCGAAGAACCGCTACGCCCGTGGCCGATGCTCGGCCTGACTTCAACCGCAACCGATCGATGAGCGGAAGCGCGGAACGGGCTCCCTACCCTGCCGACTCGCAGCGCCGCCCATCGATGGCCGACTACCCTTCGCAATTTCCTGGACAGCCAGGCTCCCAGGGAGGGCACCTTCAGTTCCTCAACGGAGGCCCCAACGGCCAGTATCCTTCTCAGCCACCACCTCAAAACTTTGCTCAACCTCCCTCGGTTCCCGCTTCACCCGTGTACCCACCAAGCCAGGCGGCGCCGTACCCATCGCAGACTTCGTACCaggctgctcctccaccaccgcccccttcGTACAGACAGCGCGAGCGAACGCCTTCGCAGTCGTCGTATGCGCCTCTCAACCCGGCTCCTCGTCGCGACAGCGCGCAACCACAGGGCTTCAGGTCATCCTCTGGCCACgtcaccctccctcccttggTTCCGGCTTTCCCGCAGCACAACTCGCACCGCATGCCGCCGCCCAAGATGCCGTCCCTGCCGCCCATCCAGGTCGACGGACCCCAAACCAGCACGCTTCCCGGCGCCAGCCAGCTCCCGTTGCCGAGTCCGACGGCGCTTCAGGCCGCCCGTCCCAACTTCCCGGCGCCGGCTGCCGGCCCCGTTGACCGCATCATGACAACGCAGTACGCCGGCTCGAAGCGGGCCCACGACCAGTCCTTCAAGACTGCTGACCAACCTAGGCGGTTCCAGGATGGTGCCCGCGACGAGGGTTCCTCTGAGGATCCAGATGCCGGGCTTGGGCCCATGATCTATTCGAGAGCGGCTGGATTTTATACTACGGTTCCGGCCGACCAATGTCCCGAGTAG
- a CDS encoding hypothetical protein (EggNog:ENOG503PHCQ) produces MAIASLQQPTQAEMPPPPPPPPPPPGLSLWPQLEQQPQQQSQQSHTPRQPSFAERKSHQQHQQHQQQHARRGSSPEKGQSRFLEGSMNDRVSAVPPPEFITGNKTEEEIREWERQFYFPSSSSSTYHGGGVTMSTPASPTMSGFGGHPLMRPRSSLQVWGGGYSGQVQQKKSSGFLAPLWDGVREKLRGSRSSGSMEGVMMQGQGQGHGERAKVVTRAEQSQQPQQQQQKKEASSSRPASPVKPPSIVTGAANGTSYPSREEVLASYKSLQASGFFSAHAIKGTRHPLRNAASAPMTRTTTEMQVAGTMSPSGPSSPTSSLYVNGDRRSFADRLAAVNSQQQLQPAPSTASFRSPAAPTRAPPPPPPEEENWEDASPSRGTKRPSQDIHGEQETATRKLVKKLRRSNSRTSTKTNFTTQTANFYGGHHHHHHHKSRPSTSSAMSGFSLFGGASLYTTTSTVVDPEQHTPTQSPSKSAKLRSKMSFGNLVSGKLTKEKKEKKERTSFLGGLRRKTKGSKTPPAEQQQQQHQSVQREEDVDMGINIPAQVAQSMVQPSRYDDDDDEMMLDAPYITPHPTHYHVSNPHPHPHPHPHPHPHHHVLHQRGNSLPLATLTESSPSRRNITPPTSAFYTSHGHQPRIRRSLEMELENEVVIPDANRGIPKVPKIPRTYYTGKAVVVDIDEERRVKRESLQVLMGKQRKHRDSGMSGFSWGSGGRSFSGVSGGSGMSGSGQENRGEVYVHPSQSGW; encoded by the coding sequence ATGGCGATTGCCTCTTTGCAACAACCAACACAGGCAGagatgccaccaccaccaccaccaccaccaccaccacctggtTTATCGCTGTGGCCGCAATTAGAacagcaaccacaacagcaatCGCAACAATCGCACACCCCCCGACAACCATCCTTCGCCGAACGCAAatctcaccaacaacaccaacaacaccaacaacaacacgccCGCCGGGGGTCCTCTCCCGAAAAGGGACAGTCGAGGTTTCTGGAAGGGAGCATGAACGATCGCGTCAGCGCGGTGCCCCCGCCGGAATTCATCACTGGGAATAaaaccgaggaggagatacgggagtgggagaggcaattttattttccgtcgtcctcttcttcgacTTATCACGGGGGAGGAGTGACAATGTCCACTCCTGCGAGCCCGACAATGTCGGGGTTTGGTGGGCATCCGTTGATGAGGCCGAGGAGCAGTTTGCAGGTTTGGGGTGGCGGGTATAGCGGACAGGTGCAACAGAAAAAGAGCAGCGGCTTTTTGGCGCCGCTTTGGGATGGCGTGAGGGAGAAGCTGAGGGGGAGTAGGAGTTCGGGGAgtatggagggggtgatgatgcaggggcaggggcaggggcatggggagagggcgaaggTGGTGACCAGGGCAGAACAatcacaacaaccacaacagcaacagcaaaagaaggaggCGTCGTCGTCCAGGCCGGCGAGCCCGGTGAAGCCGCCGAGTATTGTTACTGGTGCGGCGAACGGGACGAGTTATCCCTCtagggaggaggtgctggcgAGTTACAAGAGTTTGCAGGCTTCGGGGTTTTTCAGTGCGCATGCTATCAAAGGGACTAGACATCCCCTTCGCAACGCTGCCAGCGcgccgatgacgaggacgacgacggagATGCAGGTTGCGGGAACGATGTCGCCTTCTGGACCGTCGAGCCCGACGAGTAGTTTGTATGTCAATGGGGATAGGAGGTCGTTCGCGGATAGGTTGGCTGCCGTGAACAGTCAACAGCAGCTGCAACCTGCCCCTTCGACTGCGAGCTTTCGGAGTCCGGCGGCGCCAACGAGggcgcctccgccgccaccgccggaggaggagaattGGGAGGATGCGAGTCCGAGTCGGGGGACCAAGAGGCCGAGTCAGGACATTCACGGGGAGCAGGAGACTGCGACTAGGAAGCTGGTGAAGAAGCTGAGGAGGTCGAACAGTCGGACGTCGACCAAGACGAACTTTACGACGCAGACAGCGAATTTTTACGggggtcatcatcatcatcaccatcacaagTCGAGGCCGTCGACCTCGTCGGCGATGTCGGGGTTTAGTTTGTTTGGGGGGGCGTCGCTTTATACCACGACGAGCACGGTCGTGGACCCGGAGCAGCATACGCCGACTCAAAGCCCGAGCAAATCGGCGAAGCTGAGGTCCAAGATGAGTTTTGGGAATTTGGTCTCGGGGAAGCTgacgaaggagaagaaggagaagaaggagaggacgaGTTTTCTtggtgggttgaggaggaagacgaaggGGTCGAAGACGCCGCCGGcggaacagcagcagcaacagcatcagAGTGTTCAGAGGGAAGAGGATGTCGATATGGGGATCAACATTCCGGCGCAGGTCGCGCAGAGTATGGTGCAACCTAGCCGttatgacgatgacgatgatgagatgatgcTTGATGCGCCCTATATCACGCCTCACCCGACTCACTATCACGTTTCGAACCCGCACCCACACCCGCACCCGcacccccaccctcaccctcaccatcatGTCCTGCATCAGAGGGGTAACAGCCTGCCGTTGGCGACTCTGACCGAATCTTCCCCTTCGAGAAGAAACATCACCCCGCCTACCTCGGCGTTTTACACCTCGCATGGGCACCAGCCACGGATCaggaggagcttggagaTGGAGCTGGAGAATGAGGTTGTTATTCCGGATGCGAATAGGGGGATTCCAAAGGTGCCCAAGATTCCGAGGACGTACTACACGGgcaaggcggtggtggtggacattgacgaggagaggagggtgaagagggagagttTGCAGGTTTTGATGGGGAAGCAGAGGAAGCATAGGGATAGCGGGATGAGCGGATTTTCTTGGGGGAGCGGGGGGAGGAGTTTTAGCGGTGTCagtggggggagtgggatgagCGGGAGCGGACAGGAGAACAGGGGGGAGGTGTATGTTCATCCTAGTCAGAGCGGGTGGTGA